The window TATCGACCCCCAGCCCGCGCAGATGCTGCAGGCAGGCATCCCCGAGAGCATTCCTGGGCAGGACGGTTACGTAGGCGACGTCCAGCCCAAACCGGGCCAGGGAAGCGGCCACATTCGCTTCGCCGCCCCCGAAGGTCGCCTCCAGTACCGGCGACTGCAGCAGTCGCTCGTGGCCCGGAGACTTCAAGCGCAGCATGATCTCGCCAAACGTGACAATGCGCGGGCTCACTTTCGGCTCCCTCTAGATCGCACCGAGGCGGCGATTGAGACGGCCTCGCGCGCCAGCCGGGTAATCTCGGGGAAGTCCCCGGCTGCCAGGAGGCGCGGGGTAACCAACCAGCTCCCGCCGACGGCGTGGACCATGGGCAGTGCGAGGTAGTCTGCCAGGCGGGCGGCGCTGATTCCGCCCGTTGGCACAAAGCGGAGATCTGCGAATGGTGCCGCGATGGCCTCGAGGTAGGGTATGCCCCCCAGGGCTTCAGCGGGGAAGAACTTGAGGACTCGCAGTCCCATCTCCAGGGCCAACTGAATCTCGCTAGGGGTAGCCACTCCCGGAAGGACCGCCTGATCGTGGGCCTGGCACCACTCGACAACCTTCCTGTCCATCCCTGGGGAAACGATGTAGCGGGCGCCGGCTTGGACGGCAAGTTGGGCCTGGGGGACTGTGAGTACGGTGCCCGCCCCCAAGAGCATCTGCGGGAAGCTGGCAGAGATCGACCGCATGGACTCCAAGGCTGCGTCGGTGCGAAAGGTGATCTCGACGCAGGGGAGCCCGCCGGTCAGCAGGGCCTCCGCCAGTTGCGTGGCTTGTGATGCCTGGTCGATCTTGACAACCGGGATCACCCCCAGCGTCCCCAACTGCTCGACCCAATTCATCTCCGGTCCTCCTGATTGCTCGATCGCGCCTGGCCGGGGCATTTGGGGATGAGCTCGTTGTCGAAGCCACCCGGCCAGCCCACTGTCCAAGGGGTTCGCGCAGGGTGCGCAGCCTCGGCTGATTCCTTCCGGCGGAGCCGGGAGGAAGATGCCGGCCTTCCCTTGAACTCAGTTCGCCCGGGCGTCATGGCAGGGGTCTCCGTTGCGTTCTCATCCCCATCCAGCCCAGGTTCGGCGCGACACAGGCTGAAGAGCATCCCAGGCCGCGATCTCCCATGTCGGTTCGTGTCGGCGGCGCGAGCCCCGGATAACTCCGGGGAATGCGGCTCATCCATGATAGGCCGGCCCTGGCGCATCCCCGGACGCTCCGCCGGGCAGAGGCAGGCTACGATGGGCGCCGTGGAGATTCCTGCGTGGGCGCCTGGTGCCCGCCGCGATCAAACCCTGACCTCACGATGAAGACCAAGGTCAGGTGGACCCCCACAGGAGGCA is drawn from Anaerolineales bacterium and contains these coding sequences:
- the eda gene encoding bifunctional 4-hydroxy-2-oxoglutarate aldolase/2-dehydro-3-deoxy-phosphogluconate aldolase, producing the protein MNWVEQLGTLGVIPVVKIDQASQATQLAEALLTGGLPCVEITFRTDAALESMRSISASFPQMLLGAGTVLTVPQAQLAVQAGARYIVSPGMDRKVVEWCQAHDQAVLPGVATPSEIQLALEMGLRVLKFFPAEALGGIPYLEAIAAPFADLRFVPTGGISAARLADYLALPMVHAVGGSWLVTPRLLAAGDFPEITRLAREAVSIAASVRSRGSRK